A window of Candidatus Xiphinematobacter sp. Idaho Grape contains these coding sequences:
- the murJ gene encoding murein biosynthesis integral membrane protein MurJ — MAKHHHSSTQAVGVVASAILCGRVAGLVRELTLASLFGAGRSMDAFLTAFRAPNLLRDLFAEGALSTAFVTLFSRKMAKEGKKSAWLLASRVVIWATVFMSTVVLLGMAGAQFIIGVLAPGFPEEKAQLTVLLCRIMFPFILLVSLAALVTGMLNVSNVFGVPAIASSFFNLGFIGAGVFLSWMLDPSFSEKSLVGLAIGILIGGILQLIVQLSPLRKAGFSFCPVRLCTWRRDSDLRAILALMAPATLAAGAVQVNVMVNSIFASWLEDGTISWLTCAFRLMQFPLGVFGMAVATVTLPTVSKLAADRETVLLRETLAKAMRLSVFLTLPSAVGLIFLSTPIVSLVYQHGKFCLDDTLHTTIALQFYALGLVSYSCTKVLSPAFYALDCKWEPAFVSFLSIGLNFLLNWFLIFQFGLGYRGLALSTALSACFNFGALYCRMRLYTGGLESSQFISTILRTLVSALIMAIVCWGLTHLGNRWIFSPHLWIRGVSLLTIIFAAGSCYLGVCWVLRMEETRFVHICMRITCR, encoded by the coding sequence ATGGCCAAACACCACCACTCAAGTACCCAAGCAGTGGGCGTCGTAGCTAGCGCTATCCTGTGTGGCAGGGTTGCTGGTTTAGTAAGAGAACTGACTCTGGCGTCCCTTTTTGGGGCAGGACGCAGCATGGATGCCTTTCTTACGGCGTTTCGTGCTCCTAACCTTTTACGTGACTTGTTTGCAGAAGGGGCACTATCTACAGCCTTTGTGACTCTTTTCTCCAGAAAAATGGCAAAGGAAGGAAAGAAGTCCGCATGGCTCCTGGCATCTCGTGTAGTCATATGGGCCACAGTATTCATGAGTACGGTTGTACTTCTTGGTATGGCCGGAGCCCAGTTTATCATTGGGGTGCTTGCTCCAGGATTTCCAGAGGAAAAAGCGCAACTAACTGTTTTGCTGTGTCGGATTATGTTTCCGTTCATTCTGTTGGTTTCGCTAGCCGCATTGGTGACGGGAATGCTCAATGTCAGCAATGTTTTTGGTGTTCCCGCTATAGCGTCAAGCTTTTTTAATCTAGGATTTATTGGTGCAGGAGTATTTCTTAGTTGGATGCTAGACCCTTCTTTTAGTGAAAAGTCACTGGTTGGTCTAGCTATAGGAATCCTAATAGGTGGGATACTTCAGCTCATTGTGCAGCTTTCCCCACTGCGAAAGGCTGGATTTTCCTTTTGCCCGGTCCGCCTCTGCACGTGGCGCCGCGACTCAGATCTGCGGGCTATCCTGGCACTAATGGCTCCAGCTACTCTAGCTGCTGGTGCGGTCCAAGTTAATGTAATGGTCAACAGTATTTTCGCCTCTTGGCTAGAGGATGGAACTATCAGTTGGTTAACTTGTGCGTTTCGTCTAATGCAGTTCCCACTCGGTGTTTTTGGCATGGCAGTGGCAACAGTTACCTTGCCAACAGTATCCAAGCTAGCAGCTGATAGAGAAACGGTCCTACTGCGTGAGACGCTAGCTAAGGCAATGCGTTTGTCAGTCTTTCTTACTCTCCCTTCAGCAGTCGGACTTATTTTTCTATCCACCCCTATTGTTAGCTTAGTCTATCAGCACGGGAAATTTTGCCTGGATGACACCCTACATACTACAATAGCCCTACAATTTTATGCATTAGGTCTGGTCAGTTATTCTTGCACCAAAGTGCTTTCCCCTGCCTTCTATGCCTTGGACTGTAAGTGGGAACCTGCGTTCGTCAGCTTTTTGTCTATTGGGCTCAACTTTCTTCTTAATTGGTTCCTCATTTTTCAGTTCGGCCTTGGCTATCGTGGTCTTGCACTTTCCACAGCTTTATCAGCTTGTTTTAATTTTGGGGCTCTCTACTGTAGAATGAGGCTCTACACCGGAGGCCTAGAGAGCTCACAGTTTATCTCCACAATACTGCGTACACTTGTTTCTGCACTGATTATGGCAATAGTTTGTTGGGGGCTGACCCACCTGGGAAACAGGTGGATTTTTTCTCCTCATCTATGGATACGCGGTGTATCTCTATTGACTATTATTTTTGCAGCTGGCTCGTGCTACTTAGGAGTGTGCTGGGTTTTAAGAATGGAAGAGACCCGCTTTGTACATATTTGCATGCGCATAACTTGTAGGTAG
- a CDS encoding L-threonylcarbamoyladenylate synthase, with amino-acid sequence MKTHVVSAETGGKYIEEAVRWLVEGEIVALPTETVYGLAADALNPVACARIFEAKERPLYDPLIVHLPTTDWLASLCTFPLLAQRLIETFWPGPLTLVLPRTPMVPDIVTAGQDTVAVRISAHPVFQKVVQRLERPLAAPSANRFGRISPTRAVHVLSELNGRIPLVVDGGPCLHGIESTIVSLRDGHLFLHRNGPITREELEAFSPVQDSSETRIVPGSLGSHYAPKTPCQFWDGTPPPSGIRAGLLAWRASGEDFAVVVYLSRRRDLREAAARLYASLRRLDEYGVELILVERLPKQGGLWAAIMERLTKATLASRKCFFSYGQTPPLKYPSSGRRS; translated from the coding sequence GTGAAAACCCATGTGGTTTCTGCAGAAACAGGAGGAAAATACATAGAGGAGGCCGTCCGTTGGCTCGTGGAGGGAGAAATAGTCGCACTTCCTACGGAAACAGTGTACGGCCTGGCGGCTGATGCTTTAAATCCAGTGGCTTGTGCGAGAATATTTGAGGCCAAGGAGCGTCCGCTTTATGATCCACTGATTGTCCACTTGCCGACAACTGACTGGTTAGCATCTCTTTGTACATTCCCTCTGCTCGCACAGCGTTTGATAGAGACCTTTTGGCCGGGCCCACTGACGTTGGTTCTACCTCGTACTCCGATGGTACCAGACATCGTGACTGCTGGCCAGGATACAGTGGCGGTACGGATTAGCGCACATCCTGTGTTCCAGAAAGTTGTTCAGAGGTTAGAGCGCCCTTTAGCTGCACCAAGCGCCAACCGTTTCGGGAGGATTAGTCCAACACGGGCTGTTCATGTTTTGTCTGAACTTAACGGTAGGATTCCACTAGTGGTCGACGGTGGACCCTGTCTACACGGCATTGAGTCTACCATCGTCTCTCTTAGGGACGGTCATCTATTCCTACACCGAAATGGCCCCATAACAAGGGAGGAGCTAGAAGCGTTTTCTCCTGTACAAGACTCCTCGGAGACGAGGATAGTACCGGGGTCGCTCGGAAGCCACTATGCACCGAAAACCCCCTGCCAATTCTGGGATGGTACCCCACCGCCTAGTGGGATACGAGCAGGATTGCTTGCTTGGCGGGCCTCCGGAGAGGATTTCGCAGTTGTCGTGTACTTAAGCCGCCGCCGCGACCTTCGTGAAGCAGCAGCTAGGCTTTATGCTAGCTTGCGGAGGCTGGATGAATATGGGGTAGAACTCATTCTTGTCGAGCGCCTTCCTAAACAGGGAGGTTTGTGGGCAGCCATTATGGAAAGGCTTACTAAGGCTACCTTAGCTTCCAGAAAATGTTTCTTTTCCTATGGCCAAACACCACCACTCAAGTACCCAAGCAGTGGGCGTCGTAGCTAG